The Macrotis lagotis isolate mMagLag1 chromosome 6, bilby.v1.9.chrom.fasta, whole genome shotgun sequence genome includes a window with the following:
- the CCNL1 gene encoding cyclin-L1 yields MASGPHPIPAAAPAPAAAAACPAAPAPAPAAPAPAAPAPAPGPAGGILIGDRLYSEVSLTIDHSLIPEERLSPTPSMQDGLDLPSETDLRILGCELIQAAGILLRLPQVAMATGQVLFHRFFYSKSFVKHSFEIVAMACINLASKIEEAPRRIRDVINVFHHLRQLRGKRTPSPLILDQNYINTKNQVIKAERRVLKELGFCVHVKHPHKIIVMYLQVLECERNQTLVQTAWNYMNDSLRTNVFVRFQPETIACACIYLAARALQIPLPTRPHWFLLFGTTEEDIQDICIETLRLYTRKKPNYELLEKEVEKRKVALQEAKLKAKGLNPDGTPALSTLGGFSPASKPSSPREVKPEEKTPVSASMKTIKKEPEDRPQASKSPYNGVRKDSKRSRNSRSASRSRSRTRSRSRSHTPRRHYNNRRSRSGTYSSRSRSRSRSHSESPRRHHNHGSPHLKAKHTREDLKSSNRHGHKRKKSRSRSQSKSRDHSDAAKKHRHERGHHRERRERSRSFERAHKGKHHGGNRSGHGRHRR; encoded by the exons ATGGCGTCCGGGCCTCACCCGATCCCCgccgcggccccggcccccgccgccgccgccgcctgccccgccgccccggccccggcccccgccgccccggccccggccgccccggccccggccccgggccccgcgGGCGGCATCCTCATCGGGGACCGGCTGTACTCGGAGGTGTCGCTGACCATCGACCACTCGCTGATCCCCGAGGAGCGGCTGTCGCCCACGCCCTCCATGCAGGACGGGCTGGACCTGCCCAGCGAGACGGACCTGCGCATCCTGGGCTGCGAGCTGATCCAGGCGGCCGGCATCCTGCTGCGCCTGCCGCAG GTGGCGATGGCCACGGGCCAGGTGCTGTTCCACCGCTTCTTCTACTCCAAGTCCTTCGTGAAGCACAGCTTCGAG ATTGTGGCCATGGCCTGCATCAATCTGGCTTCCAAGATCGAAGAGGCGCCTCGGAGGATTCGGGACGTGATTAACGTGTTCCACCACTTGCGGCAGTTGCGAGGAAAAAG GACACCAAGCCCCCTGATCCTTGATCAGAACTACATAAACACCAAAAATCAAGTAATCAAGGCAGAGAGGAGGGTATTGAAGGAATTGGGATTTTGTGTTCATGTCAAGCACCCTCACAAG aTCATTGTTATGTATTTACAAGTCTTAGAATGTGAACGGAATCAAACCCTGGTTCAGACAGCCTG GAATTACATGAATGACAGCCTGCGAACCAATGTTTTTGTTCGGTTTCAACCAGAGACAATAGCATGTGCTTGTATCTACCTTGCAGCTAGAGCGCTTCAG ATTCCATTGCCAACGCGTCCTCATTGGTTTCTACTCTTTGGTACCACAGAAGAAGATATTCAGGATATCTGCATAGAAACACTTAGACTTTATACCAGAAAAAAG CCAAATTATGAATTGCtggaaaaagaagttgaaaagaggAAAGTAGCCTTACAGGAAGctaaattaaaagcaaaaggaCTGAATCCTGATGGAACTCCAGCCCTTTCAACACTGGGTGGCTTCTCTCCAGCTTCTAAACCAT CATCACCAAGAGAAGTAAAACCAGAAGAGAAAACACCAGTTTCAGCCAGCATGAAGACcatcaaaaaagaacctgaagaCAGACCACAGGCATCCAAGAGCCCTTATAATGG tgttAGGAAGGACAGCAAGAGAAGTAGAAACAGTAGAAGTGCGAGTCGGTCGAGGTCACGGACGAGGTCACGATCTCGATCTCATACACCAAGAAGACA TTACAACAACAGACGAAGTCGATCTGGAACGTACAGCTCAAGATCGCGAAGTCGATCCCGCAGTCACAGTGAAAGTCCCCGGAGGCACCACAATCATGGCTCTCCACACCTTAAAGCCAAGCACACCAGGGAAGATTTAAAAAGTTCGAATCGCCACGGtcataaaaggaaaaagtccCGCTCTCGATCTCAGAGCAAATCTCGGGATCATTCTGATGCTGCCAAGAAGCACAGGCATGAACGGGGACACCACCGGGAGAGGCGTGAGAGGTCTCGGTCCTTTGAACGGGCGCACAAAGGCAAGCACCACGGCGGTAATCGTTCAGGACATGGCAGGCACAGGCGCTGA